The following is a genomic window from Nitrososphaerales archaeon.
GGTGAATGGCGGAGTCTCCCCCAACCTCCTTCGTGCCACGAAGGCTACAAGAATCAAGACAGAAGAGAGGAGGAAGGGCAGACGCCATCCCCAATCGGAGAAGGTTGTCACCCCGAGAGCTACCCTCGCCGCCAGCACCACGGCCGACGAAAGCAAGAGGCCGAGGGTTGCAGTGGCCTGGATCAGGCCCGTCCAGCGCCCCCTCGACTTCGCGTCCGTGTGTTCAGCCAAGTACGTGACCGCTCCCCCGAACTCCCCGCCGAGGGCCAGTCCCTGCACCACCCTCACGACGACGAGGAGGATAGGTGCAATGATGCCTGCCTGTTGATAGGTAGGCAGAAGGCCAGTGAGAGTAGCGCCCAGCCCCATGACGAGGACTGTCAGGATGAAGGCGCGCTTGCGCCCGGCTGTGTCGCCGAGCCTCCCGAAGATGGCACCGCCGATTGGTCTGACCGCCGCTCCCGCCACGAAGGCAGCGAGCGCATACAGAAGGGAGAGAGAAGCGTCTTGGACTGGGAAGAAGACCTTCGACAGGACGACCACCAGAGAGCCGTAGACGAAGAGGTCGTACCATTCAATCATGCTCCCGAGTGTAGCAGCGATGGCGACCGAGCGGAGAGTGTTTGTCATGCTGCGAACGCTCCTGCAGACCCACGCACGAGATTCTCCGGCGGCTGGACGCTGTCCAGATTCAAGGGGTGGCTTGCTTGACGCGGGGGTGATTGCTTTTAAGCGACGTGCAACGGAAATGCGTTGCTCATGCGGCACGGGATGCTCACCGAGAGACAGTACAGAGTTCTCATGTTGAGGGGAAGGGGTATGTCGCAGCTTGAGACGGCAAAGGAGCTTCGCACGACTCGTGCAAACGTCTCGATGATAGAGCTCCGGGCGCGGAAAAAGATCGAGCTGGCGAGAGAGACGCTCCAGGCTCACCAATCCACCCTCACCGACCATTCTGTGCAGATTGCGAGGGGAACGAGGACGTACGACATCCCGCCTACGGTGCTCAGGGAAGGAGATAGGTTCGGAATCCACGTTCAGAGCAACATTGTGGAGATAATCAGGTTGGTGAAGAGCGTCCGTCCGTCTTGTTTGACGGGGGGAAGGACAAACAGAAAGATTACCCTGGTGTTCAATCAGAGCGGAAAGCTCCGGGTGGGGTCAAGAGCAGACTAGGCCACTGAACGGGTCTGGGCATGCAGCCCCTGTTCCGTCGTGATTGCACAGAGTGATACAAGTCTAGCCGGACCGAGGCGCGACCTTCAGGCCACGGTCTGCCGTTTCCTTCCACTCTTCCATTATCTTGACGCTGGAGCTGGTGCCGATTCTGTCGGCCCCAGCCTTGATCATCTCCAATGCCTTCTCTAGCGTCCCGATACCGCCAGCCGCCTTGATTCTCGCGGTGCCCGCAAGCGCTTTCTTCAGGAGCGCGACGTCCTCAACCGTCGCGCCGCTTGTGCCGAATCCCGTAGAGGTCTTCACGTAGTCCGCTCCAGCTCGCTCCGCAAGTCTCGCTGCGCCCACCTTCTCGTCGTTGGTCAAGTAGCAGCACTCGATAATCACTTTGAGGAGCTTGCGCGCGCCATGGCAGCACTTTGCGGCATCCTCAATTTCGTGGAAGATGAAGTTGTAGTCGCCTGACTTGAAGGCGCCAAGGTTCATTACCATGTCAATCTCGTCGGCACCGTCTCCGATTGCAGTCTCAGCCTCTGCCAGCTTCACGCTGGTTGAACTGAAGCCGAGAGGGAAGCCGACAACCGCACAGACCTTCACTCCGCTGCCTCTGAGGTTCTCTGCCGCCCGCTTCACGTAGAATGAACCCACGCAAACGCTCCAGAAGTCGAACTTCATGGCCTCGGCGCAGAGCCTGTCGATATCCGCTCCTGTCGCGTAAGGCTTCAGGAGAGTGTGGTCGATGCACTTCGCGAATTCGTGCTTCCCGACCGCTCTCCTCGTTCCGCTCGCGACTGTGCCGGACAACTTCGGGGAGGGCCTCATCAAGCCTGTTGTTAAGACAGAGAGATGATTTTCAATGCTGAGAATGGAAGGAGGATCGTGGATGGTGTCTCAGTGCTATTCAGGTCGTCTCAGGAGCTCGTCGTTGCTGGTCCTTGGCCAGACTTGATTCTTTCCGACCGCGAAGCTGACCGGAAGAACAACCCCAAGGCGAAAATTGTCGCACCGACGATCACGACCAGCGGTCCCGCGGGAACATTCACGTAGCTGGAAAGCATGATTCCTGATGTTGCGCTCAGCAGGCCGATTAGAGAGCTCGTCAATGAGTACGTGCGCATCGTCGTGCTGACATTCCTCGCCGCGGCTGCGGGCACGATCACGACTGCGCCGACAAGCAAGGTGCCGACCTCTTTTATCCCGATGGCGACTATCGTGGCTACCAGCAGTAGGTAGATCAGGTTGATCCTTTCAACTCTGACGCCATTTGAGACAGCAAGTTCCTTTGAAATCACGCTCAGAGCAAGTTTGTCATGGATTGCCCTGGTCACAATTATCACGAGGACAGAAGTCGGTACGGTCACAATGACGTCAATCAAGGTCAACTTCGATATGTCGCCGAAGAGTGCTTCG
Proteins encoded in this region:
- a CDS encoding metal ABC transporter permease — translated: MTRKLPSTILFSLAVGAFAGSAAGYLGSIMVSRHMALVGDAMSHVALPGLALGILFGFNPFIGAFTFLAVTAIITWQIQRSTTLSIEAIIGVLFVLALAIGILITPQVDLLEALFGDISKLTLIDVIVTVPTSVLVIIVTRAIHDKLALSVISKELAVSNGVRVERINLIYLLLVATIVAIGIKEVGTLLVGAVVIVPAAAARNVSTTMRTYSLTSSLIGLLSATSGIMLSSYVNVPAGPLVVIVGATIFALGLFFRSASRSERIKSGQGPATTSS
- a CDS encoding Tfx family DNA-binding protein gives rise to the protein MRHGMLTERQYRVLMLRGRGMSQLETAKELRTTRANVSMIELRARKKIELARETLQAHQSTLTDHSVQIARGTRTYDIPPTVLREGDRFGIHVQSNIVEIIRLVKSVRPSCLTGGRTNRKITLVFNQSGKLRVGSRAD
- the deoC gene encoding deoxyribose-phosphate aldolase, yielding MSGTVASGTRRAVGKHEFAKCIDHTLLKPYATGADIDRLCAEAMKFDFWSVCVGSFYVKRAAENLRGSGVKVCAVVGFPLGFSSTSVKLAEAETAIGDGADEIDMVMNLGAFKSGDYNFIFHEIEDAAKCCHGARKLLKVIIECCYLTNDEKVGAARLAERAGADYVKTSTGFGTSGATVEDVALLKKALAGTARIKAAGGIGTLEKALEMIKAGADRIGTSSSVKIMEEWKETADRGLKVAPRSG